The following proteins are encoded in a genomic region of Elusimicrobiota bacterium:
- a CDS encoding PD-(D/E)XK nuclease family protein, with protein MKLAARLLRVVLAAALLAPSSAFAQMRVSVPGASAGAPTVVPSLGAGLSAPSVTAPSLSAPSLSLTPVLSAPALAPSAVSPVPLALRPVAAAAAKAAVPAGVVPAAQKPVDPEAPAKLSALNALRDMPATLESAPAAAGRFDGAKVRPALEEPVEPETVTSEISDRNVQEDLALWFTRKQKVDIKKDQVYALVRPVLGNGSRRYWEKFEEKKSIVIKVAGQGMFVSKVTYARTVPINRMTLKDFQGVYSRSMMRGKSIYKLRAKLIAELNERNDRTTRGQSGVVTQLSEVRVVRVMPFNQARLLPENKDEETYTPVARTPYELPAKLQGLYHMTPKVVLLDMRLFKDGVPYPLIEDMTKLMKSGVYFVLLSDKPNDAPGSVEDQLTRGLSMKQKENISRYKMVVLADDGNALQSYDGAFARYLPSRRFSNQEQELMRFAASLSGMQGETLSHGTEFVAYLKKGESAEGAMAALKSALARNGLPVESWQFSVGTKNGRSALIVRPQNLASAVPYLLESLRDQEGLYVNPGDMMTISRDEALLAATKGSVQPSALLEQQGAELADASLAAILGPYRENRPGDLAASASKITSFIYNPDRVGGGFNGGSIYMMMGHVMHSAFNWAVWKYRNSGVFPSADETVAAAEKIWLHEESQREGRNIDRPGENLAGFHEVMVGRMRTMHAVTADILKVYPIAVGTELSNMLVFDNYKKGVPDNRDILRLIFDFVVAREMPDGTLEVAVVDFKTGQTPTLQNLEKDTQVQLYDLAVRKMWPTLSVPYGANGERRKVSDYKIRFIYPSAGYQPILNEWTRIKFERFLRNVMNRIRRHNAPPAPKPEAKVKRKPKAKVAAKK; from the coding sequence ATGAAGCTCGCGGCCCGTTTGCTCCGGGTCGTCCTGGCGGCGGCCCTGCTGGCCCCGTCGTCGGCGTTCGCTCAGATGCGCGTCTCCGTCCCGGGCGCCTCGGCGGGCGCTCCGACCGTAGTCCCTTCGCTCGGCGCGGGGCTCTCCGCCCCGTCCGTGACCGCTCCATCCTTGAGCGCGCCGTCCCTGTCGCTGACGCCCGTCCTGTCGGCTCCGGCGCTCGCGCCGTCCGCCGTGTCGCCCGTTCCGTTGGCGCTCAGGCCCGTCGCGGCCGCCGCGGCGAAGGCCGCCGTCCCCGCCGGCGTCGTGCCCGCGGCGCAGAAGCCCGTCGATCCCGAGGCCCCCGCTAAGCTGAGCGCCCTGAACGCCTTGCGCGACATGCCCGCGACCCTCGAGTCCGCGCCCGCCGCCGCCGGCCGCTTCGACGGCGCGAAGGTCCGCCCCGCGCTCGAGGAGCCGGTCGAGCCGGAGACCGTCACGAGCGAGATCTCCGACAGGAACGTTCAGGAAGACCTCGCCCTGTGGTTCACGCGCAAGCAGAAGGTCGACATCAAGAAGGACCAGGTCTACGCGCTCGTCCGCCCCGTCCTCGGCAACGGCTCGCGCCGCTACTGGGAGAAGTTCGAGGAGAAGAAGAGCATCGTCATCAAGGTCGCCGGCCAGGGCATGTTCGTCTCCAAGGTCACCTACGCCCGGACCGTGCCGATCAACCGCATGACGCTCAAGGACTTTCAAGGCGTGTACTCTCGATCCATGATGCGCGGCAAGTCCATCTACAAGCTGCGCGCCAAGCTCATCGCCGAGCTCAACGAGCGCAACGACCGCACGACCCGCGGCCAGTCCGGCGTCGTGACCCAGCTCTCCGAGGTCCGCGTCGTGCGCGTGATGCCGTTCAACCAGGCGCGTCTGCTGCCCGAGAACAAGGACGAGGAGACCTATACGCCGGTCGCGCGCACGCCGTACGAGCTGCCGGCCAAGCTCCAGGGCCTCTACCACATGACGCCCAAGGTCGTCCTCCTCGACATGCGCCTCTTCAAGGACGGCGTGCCGTATCCCCTGATCGAGGACATGACCAAGCTGATGAAGTCCGGCGTGTACTTCGTCCTCCTGTCCGACAAGCCCAACGACGCCCCGGGCTCGGTCGAGGACCAGCTCACGCGCGGCCTCAGCATGAAGCAGAAGGAGAACATCTCCCGCTACAAGATGGTCGTCCTGGCCGACGACGGCAACGCGCTGCAGTCCTACGACGGCGCGTTCGCGCGCTATCTGCCCTCGCGCCGCTTCTCCAACCAGGAGCAGGAGCTGATGCGCTTCGCCGCGAGCCTGTCCGGGATGCAGGGCGAGACGCTCTCCCACGGCACCGAGTTCGTCGCTTACCTTAAGAAGGGCGAAAGCGCCGAGGGCGCGATGGCCGCGCTGAAGAGCGCGCTGGCGCGCAACGGGCTTCCCGTGGAGTCCTGGCAGTTCTCCGTCGGGACCAAGAACGGCCGGTCGGCCCTGATCGTGCGCCCGCAGAACCTGGCGAGCGCCGTGCCTTACCTGCTCGAGTCCCTGCGCGACCAGGAAGGCCTGTACGTCAACCCGGGCGACATGATGACGATCTCCCGCGATGAGGCGCTGCTCGCCGCGACGAAGGGCTCGGTCCAGCCCTCTGCGCTGCTCGAGCAGCAGGGCGCGGAGCTGGCCGACGCGTCCTTGGCCGCGATCCTCGGGCCGTACCGCGAGAACCGCCCCGGCGACCTCGCGGCCTCGGCGTCCAAGATCACGAGCTTCATCTACAACCCCGACCGCGTCGGCGGCGGTTTCAACGGCGGCAGCATCTACATGATGATGGGCCACGTGATGCACTCCGCGTTCAACTGGGCGGTGTGGAAGTACCGCAACTCGGGCGTGTTCCCGTCGGCCGACGAGACCGTCGCCGCCGCCGAGAAGATCTGGCTCCACGAGGAGTCCCAGCGCGAGGGGCGGAACATCGACCGCCCCGGCGAGAACCTGGCCGGCTTCCACGAGGTCATGGTGGGCCGCATGCGCACGATGCACGCGGTGACCGCCGACATCCTCAAGGTCTACCCGATCGCCGTCGGCACCGAGCTGTCCAACATGCTCGTGTTCGACAACTACAAGAAGGGCGTCCCCGACAACCGGGACATCCTGCGCCTGATCTTCGACTTCGTCGTGGCCCGCGAGATGCCGGACGGCACGCTCGAGGTCGCGGTCGTCGACTTCAAGACCGGCCAGACGCCGACCTTGCAGAACCTCGAGAAGGACACCCAGGTCCAGCTCTACGACCTGGCCGTGCGCAAGATGTGGCCGACGCTCTCCGTCCCTTACGGCGCCAACGGCGAGCGCCGCAAGGTGTCCGACTACAAGATCCGCTTCATCTACCCGTCGGCGGGCTACCAGCCCATCCTCAACGAGTGGACGCGGATCAAGTTCGAGCGCTTCCTGCGCAACGTGATGAACCGCATCCGCCGGCACAACGCCCCGCCGGCCCCGAAGCCCGAGGCGAAGGTCAAGCGCAAGCCCAAGGCGAAAGTCGCGGCCAAGAAGTAG